A window of the Dictyostelium discoideum AX4 chromosome 4 chromosome, whole genome shotgun sequence genome harbors these coding sequences:
- the crlC gene encoding G-protein-coupled receptor family protein (Similar to GPCR) — translation MGIEESQICNPSDREFLSVDILNIVTSSLSLMGSALTIISYIWKKVRRHRIQKQQIQQQQQQIEKGGLLSSSITIGNGSSHYGGIGGGGGSGNGTGIGAIGGPHGTYKQPTSKLPLLIFMLSIADFFTSFFIIISQSYLINNSKSYSTPYSPDLKIHFSPCIILRAIIQFFFLSTFFWTTCISYYLFHQLSSPGEEKYLLAIFNVVSWGIPFAISMVITMTNSIVVNSDGWCEVAKPMELSLWFLPLFLCLLVCSIYYFRLRRLFRSKFEYRLQINDRLKQLDSTISRRLTLYIVVFVICWLPDVIQHFISFFSKCTFFPLLILQNILTPSQGFWNFWIYSYTNKIARFTPSNDENKRLLQ, via the exons atggggatTGAAGAAAGTCAAATTTGCAATCCATCAGATCGTGAATTTTTGTCAGTTgacattttaaatattgtaacatcatcattatcgTTAATGGGTAGTGCATTAACTATAATATCATATATTTGGAAAAAAGTTAGAAGACATAGgattcaaaaacaacaaattcaacaacaacagcaacagatTGAAAAAGGtggattattatcatcatcaattacaATTGGCAATGGTAGTTCCCACTATGGTGGTataggtggtggtggtggttctGGCAATGGTACTGGTATTGGTGCCATTGGTGGACCACATGGTACTTATAAACAGCCAACATCGAAATTACCTTTACTCATATTCATGTTATCAATTGCAGATTTCTTTACatcatttttcattatcatttctCAATCTTATTTAatcaataattcaaaatcataTAGTACACCCTATTCAccagatttaaaaattcatttctCACCTTGTATAATCTTACGTGCCATAattcaattctttttcttatcaacttttttttggACAACTTGTATCTCTTATTATTTATTCCATCAATTATCATCACCAGGTGAAga gAAATATTTATTAGCAATTTTTAATGTTGTATCATGGGGTATACCATTTGCAATTTCAATGGTTATAACAATGACAAATTCAATAGTTGTAAATTCTGATGGATGGTGTGAGGTTGCAAAACCAATGGAATTATCATTATGGTTCCttccattatttttatgtttattaGTTTgttcaatttattattttagattaAGAAGATTATTTAGAAGTAAATTTGAATATAGATTACaaattaatg atcgtttaaaacaattagatTCAACTATATCTAGACGTTTAACACTTTatattgttgtatttgtaatTTGTTGGTTACCAGATGTAATTCAACATTTCATATCATTCTTTTCAAAATGTACTTTCTTCCcacttttaatattacaaaatattttaacaCCATCACAAGGATTTTGGAATTTTTGGATTTATTCATACACAAATAAAATTGCACGTTTCACACcttcaaatgatgaaaataaaagattattacaataa